In Uranotaenia lowii strain MFRU-FL chromosome 2, ASM2978415v1, whole genome shotgun sequence, one genomic interval encodes:
- the LOC129748135 gene encoding uncharacterized protein LOC129748135 isoform X2, translated as MELKQIRVCSSSQIVLLLCALSYGLAFPTEKEETYVASTEKEETINVASTEKQEPNVAQNSAKSITASGQETQTARSNRKETYDKVMQLVGDIQSKETNSIDDTHLRTEVQNAIQERLKNPIADVVGNIGYFSKVQDCFKTLADAVKGAVDEVKKTYDDCRKNKENSIASCLNPASATLRLKMEPMNTNIQTCMQSNSSS; from the exons ATGGAACTGAAACAAATACGAGTTTGCT CATCCTCACAAATTGTGCTACTACTTTGTGCTCTTTCCTATGGCTTGGCATTTCCCACAGAAAAAGAGGAAACCTATGTTGCCTCCACAGAAAAAGAGGAAACCATCAATGTTGCCTCCACAGAAAAACAAGAACCAAatgttgctcaaaattctgctaaaagTATAACGG CCTCTGGCCAGGAAACACAAACGGCTCGATCGAATAGAAAGGAAACCTACGACAAAGTAATGCAGCTGGTGGGTGATATTCAATCAAAGGAAACAAATAGCATCGACGACACCCATCTGAGGACCGAAGTGCAGAACGCCATCCAGGAACGTTTGAAGAATCCGATAGCAGATGTTGTGGGCAACATAGGATATTTTTCTAAG GTCCAAGATTGTTTCAAAACCTTAGCTGATGCTGTGAAGGGAGCTGTGGATGAGGTCAAAAAGACGTACGACGATTGTcgcaaaaataaggaaaatagcATTGCCAGCTGTTTGAATCCTGCTAGCGCTACGCTGCGATTGAAAATGGAACCCATGAACACCAACATCCAAACGTGTATGCAAAGCAACAGCTCTTCTTAA
- the LOC129748135 gene encoding uncharacterized protein LOC129748135 isoform X1 — MELKQIRVCSSSQIVLLLCALSYGLAFPTEKEETYVASTEKEETINVASTEKQEPNVAQNSAKSITEASGQETQTARSNRKETYDKVMQLVGDIQSKETNSIDDTHLRTEVQNAIQERLKNPIADVVGNIGYFSKVQDCFKTLADAVKGAVDEVKKTYDDCRKNKENSIASCLNPASATLRLKMEPMNTNIQTCMQSNSSS; from the exons ATGGAACTGAAACAAATACGAGTTTGCT CATCCTCACAAATTGTGCTACTACTTTGTGCTCTTTCCTATGGCTTGGCATTTCCCACAGAAAAAGAGGAAACCTATGTTGCCTCCACAGAAAAAGAGGAAACCATCAATGTTGCCTCCACAGAAAAACAAGAACCAAatgttgctcaaaattctgctaaaagTATAACGG AAGCCTCTGGCCAGGAAACACAAACGGCTCGATCGAATAGAAAGGAAACCTACGACAAAGTAATGCAGCTGGTGGGTGATATTCAATCAAAGGAAACAAATAGCATCGACGACACCCATCTGAGGACCGAAGTGCAGAACGCCATCCAGGAACGTTTGAAGAATCCGATAGCAGATGTTGTGGGCAACATAGGATATTTTTCTAAG GTCCAAGATTGTTTCAAAACCTTAGCTGATGCTGTGAAGGGAGCTGTGGATGAGGTCAAAAAGACGTACGACGATTGTcgcaaaaataaggaaaatagcATTGCCAGCTGTTTGAATCCTGCTAGCGCTACGCTGCGATTGAAAATGGAACCCATGAACACCAACATCCAAACGTGTATGCAAAGCAACAGCTCTTCTTAA